GAGTTGGGTTTTCACAGCGTTGCCGTGAGGCAGAAAGCGTAGTGCGGCCAGGACTCAAGCGGTCAGGCTGGGTCATGGGGAGGAGCAAGCGGAGGCGCTCGGGGTGTGCTGGCGGTGAACGGGGGCCGCCAGGCGGGGCCTCCCGGCCTGTGTGGAACAGCTCCCGGGGAGCGTTGAGTGAGAGGTGGGCGCTCCTTAGACTCGGCAGGGTCCTGCTTAACACGCTTGCTTTCGAGGGAAATCCTCTGTTCAGTACCAGTGCATTACAGGCCCGTTCAATGCCTCCTCCCTTGCCCTCGGTGTGCGGGACAGGGCTTAGGGGCCCTGCCAGCCCACCTCCCGCCCTTCCCCAAGGCCCCCTCACGCCGGCCCTGACCCGCAGCAGCTTCTGGGTTTTGTGTTGACTTTTCTTCTGTTGGGGCGGGAGTCGGGGGAGTCAGGTTTATTGGAGCATGATTTACAAAACCTACAAGTCACCATTTTTAAGTTTATGGTTCCGTGGGTTTTGGCCAAGGTGCACAGGTGTGTAATGACCATCGCAGTCAAGGCGGAGGGCAGGTTTTTATTTGTGACCCTGAAGGAAAACTTGTGCACGTCTGCTTTGTGCAGTCTGAAGGCCCTGCCCTGCCACGCGGGGGGCCTGGCCAGCGCGCCGCCGGCCGGGGCACCTCCTCCTTGCCCCCACGTTGCGAGGGTGCAGGGTGGTCACTGCCCCCTGGACTTCCAGCAGATGAGCCACTGAGCAGTTGCTGCACTTCCGCAGACGCACgtgggcccctccccaggggagggCCTGCGCACGTGGCGCACAACTGCCACCAGTGGCTGTTCATGTGGACCAATGCCAGGGCGTGCGAGACCTCATGAGTGTCGGTGGGCCTGGCCGTCTGCGTGGCTGTGACCCCCCCTTCTCCTGCAGTATCCCCACTTCCTGAAAAGAGAAGGCAACAAGCTTCAGATCATGCTGCAGCGAAGAAAGCGGTATAAGAACCGGACCATCCTGGGCTACAAGACGCTGGCGGCTGGCTCCATCAACATGGCCGAGGTGAGCCAGACCTCgcttctctgccctcccaggaAGGGCATCCCTGCAGGTGCCCTGCCCCACGCTGCCCCCGGAGCCCCTCAGCCCTTCCCCAGCGCCTCCTGTGTCCCCTCAGGCCCtcactgcccacctgcccacccaggAAAAGCGCCCTGGTGCTCTGGCTCggcccctcccagctgcctccgCCTCGAGGGACGCTCAGAGCAGTCAGGGTGCGTGGAGTGCGCAGCTGGGTGTGAGTTTCTCTGTGGTGCGATCAGGCCTTAGCCAAGCCTCCTGGCCCTTGGACCACAGAGTAGTGCAAACAGGTGGGGCCTGGACTCCACTGGGCCCTGGCTGTGCCCTCCACTGGCCCAGGGGCTCTGGCCACCCTGGGCTTCCTACCTGCAGGCTGTTACTGGGCTCAGAGGAGGCTCAAAGTTGCCGCTTTGTCCTCACTGGCCATGCAGGCTCTGTCCTTCAGGGCGccgccagcccagcccagaggcccAGTTTCTCTTCCATCCTCCTCtgtaaaggagagagaagagtagGTGTTCCTGGGGCTCCTACTGTGGTTCCAAGAGGGTCggccccaccacccacacccacaccccactGCCTAGCTGAGTCCTCACCCATTTGCCCTTTGTGGTCCCTCCTGGACACGGGTCCCTAGAGTGGAATCCCGAGGGTCTGGGCTGGCCCACAGCACGACCTCACACTGCTGCTGCCGACCACCCCCCCGCCTCCGACAGCCCTCAGTCCTTAGGGGCTGAGCCTGCCGCTGACCTCACCAGCTCAGCCCCGCATGCTCCCTCTGGACCCATCCAACCTTCTCCCGGGTCTCCTCTTGACCTCCTGCCCCCTGCTCCAGAGCTTGCCCCGCTGAGGTGTGGCCCCTTAAGTCAGCACTGACAAAAGCCCGTCAAAAACCCTGACATGTGCATCTGCGCGTTGGGGGTTCTGGGGCGCTGGCCCTGCTCCAGTGTGCTTCCAGAACCATGCCCTGCCTGCAGGTGATGCAGCACCCTTCCGAGGGTGGCCAGGTGCTGGGCCTCTGCAGCGACATCAAGGAGGCCTCAGTCAAGGTGGCCGAGATCTGGATCTTCTCCCTGTCCAGCCAGCCCATTGACCATGAGGACAGCACCATGCAGGCCGGCCCCAAGGCCAAGTCCACGGGTGAGTGCAGCGACAGGCAGCGTCTCTGCCACGCATACCACCTCCTGGCTGCCATCCTGCAGGCTGAGAAGTCAGGGAGGGGATGTCAGGGAGTGCGGGCTGTTCTCCGGGCTTCCGGTgtccaggcctctgccctcacacTGTGACATCGTCAGTAATCAGGTCTGGGGTCGACCACAGTGCCTTCCAGGGTCTGGGCACAGTCCTGGCATGGGCTGTCGCCTCCGCCACAGTTGTCACTGTCCCCTGAGGTGAGGAAGGGCAGATGGGGACCCAGTCCAGCACAGGACCCAGGCTGACCCCCATGATGGGCAAGGAGGGCCGTGGCGGCCAccgtgaggtgggggtgggcatgtGGCGGTGGCAAATTGCAGCCGCCTCCGCCCCCATCCGTCCACCTGCCAGGGCCATCTGGCCTCCGTCCCCATGGCCGCTGGGCTGTCGCGGTTCCCTGCACGACCAGGGGCCATCACGAGGGCACCCCTCATTGCCGGGACACCGGCCGGAACCTCAAGGAGCCCTCCATTCCATGTGCTCGCTCCGCAGATAACTACTCCGAGGAGGAGTACGAGAGCTTCTCCTCTGAGCAGGAGGCCAGCGACGACGCCGTGCAAGGGCAGGTAACCGGGGCCGGCGGGACACGCTGGCCTCAGGGCTCCTGCCTAGACCCCCAGCAGCTGCGCAGCCCCCAGTGGATGGGCCCAGGACCCTCCAGAGCTACCGTCAGGAGCGCAGCACGGGGCGTGAGAGGCTGGGAGCCTGGCCCCCATGTGCCGAGCCTCGTTCCCCTGTCCCCCGTCCCCCGTGCCCTGTTCCCCGTCCCCGGAGCTGGGAGTGCGTCAGCAGACAGCTGGGGCGCCtgggagcccagcccctccctgagccGCCCAGGGAAGCCGCACATCCATGGGTGGTGGGAGAGGGGTCCCAGGGGCACTATGCGGGCAGCCCCAGGCTCAGGCACTGCACATCTCTGCAGGATTTGGACGAGGACGACTTTGATGTGGGGAAACCCAAGAAGCAGCGGCGATCGCTAGTAAGAACGACGTCCATGACCAGGGTCGGTGGAAACTGGTTTTACTAaccctgggggggagggggggcgggcCTGGGTGGGGGCACTGGGGCGCTGGCCAGTTGAGCTCTCAGGAGGGGTGGGTCAGGACCTGAGGCACCCATCCTGGGGTCACAGTGGGTACCGTGCCGTTCCCAGCAGCCCAGCTCTATGGCTTCTCCTGAGGTCCAGTCTTTCCCCAAATATTGTGTGAGGGCAGGAGACTCCAGGCTATGGCCCTGCCCTGGAGGGGTTGCGAGGCGTCCGGCTATTGTCAGAGCCTCACTGGCAAGCGGGAGCCAGGTGGGGCGTCCCTGTGCCACAGGCCTAGAGGGCAGTGGGCAAGGTGGGCTGCCTCCTCATTGCCCAGGCCCCTGCCTTTTTGGCCCAGACACACCCTGTGTGAGGCCTGCACCCTGTTTCTGTTCTGGGCAGGTGGCCTCAGGGGCTTATCCTCCAGGAGGCAAGTCCAGGCAGGGGCCACAGCCCATCATGGGATGTCCACCACTGGGCACCCAGGGCTCCTGGAAGAGCTCTCGGTGCTGGGCCATGGcctcaggccaggccagggcgGAGCGCGGCCAGGGAAGCCCCCAAAACCTTGCCCCTGTCTGGCGGTGCTGGGAAGTCATGGGTGGTCCCGATACATTGAGTGCAGTGCATGTTCTGGGCCATGTTCACAGCCCACACCTGCTAGGGCAgctctgtctgagcctcagttccagGACCCGGGTGCCCAGCTTCTGCAGTGGGGAGTGTGGGTCTCCCTTTGTAGGGTCAGCCTCTGAGGGTGGCTGAGTGACCATCTTGGTCAGCGGCCAGTGGCCAGAGCTGAGCCTCTGCAGTGCAGGGCGGCACCGGGGCCAGGTGGAGCTTGGGCTCTCACTGAGCCCCTGCCAGCAAGTCCCAGGGAGGAAGGGCCGGGCAGCCTCATGTGCACGGAGGCTTCTGGAAGAGCCACAGATGTGGCACACACCCTCCACCTGGTTCCCCTCACCAGCTCTGGGCTGTCAGCTCCGCCTGGGTCCTCCTTAAAGTCTGGCCTCAGCTGTAGGTTCAAATGCTGATGAAAACACTTACCGCTGTTCAACTGCTGAGAGCCACAGGAGGGTCCACCAGCGTCGCGGCGGGTCTGAGCTGGGGCCGCAGCAGCCCGGGCGCCGGCCTCGCCATGCTTTCCTGGGGGAGGCAGCTGCTTGGGTTCTGACCCTGCTCTGCTTGTCTTGCAGCAACAAAACTTCAAGCAGAAAGTCGTGGCTCTGCTGCGGAGGTTTAAAGTTTCCGATGAGGTGAGTGAGTGCCCCCCCCACTCAAGGCCCACGGCGTCCTGTGTCGGGGGAGGGCTCTGGAGGCCAGTTCTGGGCgaggtcctggctctgctgctgctgtCCTCGTGGTCCTCTGAACATCGCTGTCCTTGCCCAAGAGAGTGGGTGATGGTGGTGCCCCCAACCCCGGGGACCCTTGAGGGGCCAGCAGGGGCCCCAGGAGGTGCCACTATGTTGCCTGAATTACAACTTGATGAACAGACCTGGAGGAAGGCCAGCATTGTCTCTGGGGGTGACCAcgggtttttctgtttgtgttttttcgttgttttttttttttttatataagttgattttaatttttagaatagttttaggttcacagcaaaactgagcaggaaGTGGAGTCTCCATGTGCCCCCGtcaccacacacacagcacccctcccccaccatcaatatactgtgtgttttaaaaacctttttttaggagggagggtatagttcaagtggtagagtgcgtgcttagcctgcacaaggtcctgggttcagtacctccatggaaaaaacaaactaaataaatgtaattacctcccccctgcaaaaaaagaaagaaagaaagaaagaaagaagaaatttcttttagCCTTTTCTCAGTCTCCaaattttctatgagtttgtatAACTTTTACAACCAGAAGAAAAATACCCTGTTGTTTTTAATGTGATCAGAAGAAAATCCGTCCCCAGGTTCtggaccccccctccccccggccagGAGAGGTGGCGTGTAGGTGTCTCAGCCCCAGAGCGCTGTCCTCTCACGCGGTCACGACAGCATGGACCCCGCGGCTGAGCACCCACACACAGGGAGGCTGTGCCCTCAGAAGCAGCAGTGGCGGGGCCAGCAGCTCGCTCTAGACACAGGTGCTAAAGGCAGGCCCGTCTCGGCCACAGTCCTCCCCAagctgatctacagattcaacacgaGTGCTGTCCGATCTCCAACGCCTTGCTGCAGAAATCAGCCAGGTGGTCCTAACCCTCATGCCTAAAGGCAGGGGTCCCGGGATAAGCAAAGCAGTCTtgacaaagaacaaagctggaggactcgCCCCTTCTGTTTTCCAAACTTGCTCAAAGCTACCGTGACCAGACGGCGTGACGGGGCAGTGAAGGAAGGTGGGGTCCAGATACAAACCCTTCTGTTCGTGGTCAGCTGGCTTTCGACAGGATGCCGAAAGCGTTCCGGGGGGTGGGACGGGGTGGGGATTGGCCTTTTCAGCAAATAGTACTGGAACAGCTGGAACTCTGCCAAGGAATGAAGTGGGGCCCTACCTCACGCCGTGCACAGAAGTAACTCCCAGTGGGTCAGAGGCCGACGCGTAAGAGCGAGAACTATggaactctcagaagaaaacctAAAAGTGAGTCTTTGTGGCCTGGGTCAGACAACAGTTTCTAGGATACGGCGCCAAGAGCACCAgcgaagaaagggaaaaaaggcaagtGGGGCTGCACTGAGGTTTGGAGCCTCCGCGCTCCGGGCAGAGGGCGGAGCGGCAGCCCGTCGGACGGGGGAAGGTTGTCTGCACATCGCACAGCTGACAAGGAACTTGCGTCCGGAATGTGTGAAGAACTCTGACAGCCCCAAAACAAAGCAGtgcaatgaaaaattaattgttcactttaaaaatcGGGCAAAGGCTCTGACtaggtatttttccaaaaaagaaatgcaaaaagccaataagcacctgaaaagatgctcgtCGCCTCCAGGCATCAGGGAAGGCAGGTCAGGGCCACCACGAAACACCACTTAGTACCCAGCAGGGTGGCTGTCGTCAACGCGGAAAATcggtgctggagaggctgtgtcGTGACTGGAACCCTCACACGTGCTGGGGGAGcagaaaatggtgcagccactttggaaaacaggctcgcagttcttcaaaaagtgaAATATGCCTGCCAAACGCCCAGCAGTCCCACGAGAGATGGTCACAGAAGCTCCGTGTGGAGCAGCAAACACAGAACGGCCCCAGGTCGTCCTTTCCGTACATGCATCACGCCGAGCAAGAGAAGGCTGCCGCCATGTGATTGCAGTTCTGTGCCGTCCTGCACAAGACCTGGCGCCCGGGGCCTGGGGGCACTGTGAGGGGGCAGGGGCGCCCTGGGGAGGGCAGCCTTTTCTGGCCTGATTGTGATGGTGCCACGCAAAGGCTCACACTGTGTTTGTGTGTTAAAGCACTCTTCTGAGACCTGGGAAGGACAGCCACACCGTGCCCAGCACCCCGTGACCTAAGGTCCCCCAGGGACACCTCTGGGTCTGGAATAACAAGACTGGAAGAAGGGTGCTTGGTGGCTGTGCACCCGTCTGTCCTGCAGACGCCCCTTCCTGCCAGGCCAGCCTCACCCGTCTGACCTCACTGTAGGTCCTGGACTCGGAGCAGGACCCTGCAGAGCATGTCCCCGAGGTGGAGGAGGACCTGGACCTCCTGTACGACACGCTGGACATGGAGCACCCCAGCGACAGCGGCCCCGACATGGAGGACGATGACAGCGTTCTCAGCACCCCCAAGCCGAAGCTCAGgtgggcgccgccgccgccctcgtCTGCTGCCGCGCGCGGGGGACACAGGGCGTGGCCACCTGCCTTCAAAGCAAGGGCCAGCCCAGGAGGAGGTCCACGCAGCTGGTTGTGCAGGTGTCGGGGCCAGAGGGAAGTGGGGTTTGGGGAAGCAGGCCCTCGGGGGCGGGGAGACACAGGCCCTGAGAGAGCTCCTGGGGAGCGAGAAGTGGCAGAGTCGCAGTGTCGCGTTTGCTTTTGGGAATGTCTCTCTGGAATCTGCTGGGAACACGAAGAGGGAGACCAGTGAGGGGGCGGCTGAGGTCAGCCCTGTGGGGGCCGCTGagtcggggagggaggggcgggctggGAGGTTGTGTGGGAGGCCAGGGCTCTGGGCGTGGGGCTAGTGGGAGGTGGGCTGAGCTGGGGGTGCTGGCTGGGCCGTCCCAGGAGGGGACCAGCGCATGCGGGGCCGCAGGGCTCCCTGTTCAATAGGGAGGCAGGCCTGCTGGGAGCCTCAGAGGGTGTCCGCCCCAAAGGAgtcctggggaaggtggggagccCGGAGGCcgggctgggcaggaggagggaaggtcTGAGTCAGAGTCAGGAAGGTTTGTGGACCCTTTGGTTTTCAAACTTCTTAAAACAAGCATCAGcaagacacagaagcacacacaAGAAAGGGGTGTGCCATGTTGTCACGTGCCCCCAGCCCATACTGCTGCCTCCCAGACCTGTGCCGGCCTGGCCCCACCTCAGGCACCAGTTCCCTGGGCTGCTGACCGGTGCCCAGTTACTCCTGGAGTTTGGCATCAGGTCAGGGTGTTGGCCGCTGGcctcctgggggctctgggcaCTGGTCTCAGGCTCGGCCAGGTGGGTGTAGAACAGGGGTCCCGCTTCAAGGCCAGCATGTGCAGCCACGGTCCTCAGTCTGCGGACCCCTCTGATCTCCCTTTCCCTTCGCCGGAGAAGGTCTCGACCAGCCCCTGTTACTGCAGCTGCCGGCTGGCCCAGGCCGTCCCCCTCACCTCCCCGCCTGTAGCTCCGTGGCGTCAGCTGCACCTGTGGAGTGAGTCCCTGGCCGGCAGGGTCCCAGTCCTGCCTGTCGCTCACGGTGGTCACGTTACCACGTTCCCCCCACGGCTTTACCGTCAGTAGTCCCGCCCCTCATTTTAGCTGGACCTTAAGTCTGCCGCCTGCGTGTCGCTACCTGCTGGGCGGGACGTGCGACCTGGGTTTGCCCGTGCCTGGCAATGGCGTCCTCACTGGGCTGTCCGTGTGCTCCTGTGTTCCTGCCAGCTGGCCGTGGGGCCCCAGGGCTCCACTGGACACCCCTCCAGCAGGGCTGTCCTGCAGTTGCTGTCCGTGCTGGCCGCCCTCCAGGGCTAGAGCTGACATTGGATGGGGTTTCGGGGTACAGGTCTTCTCAGCTGCTCTGAGGGTGGATGGAGGAGCTAGGGGGCAGTTGGCGCCCAGTGTCCTTGCCTATGCCGTGGTCCTCCAGGGTGGGGGCCCTGCTCTgcatcccaccccccaccaggcCCGGTGGCTGCACCTTcagtggggaggggactgggatgaccccttctctgtccccaccacTCAGGCCGTACTTCGAAGGCCTGTCCCACTCCAGCTCGCAGACAGAGATCGGAAGCACCCACAGCGCCCGGAGCCAGAAGGAGCCTCCGAGTCCGGTGAGCGGCCCGGACTCAGGCAGCCCACACTCCCGCCGGGACCCTCGGGATGTCCCGGTCCTCTCTGCCTGTCGGAGTCACTCGGGGTGCCACTTACACATGAATCAGTGCTGGACAAACCTGAAGCTCAGTGCACTTTTGGGTTGTTCCCTGTCCCCTGCCTGCAGCTGGGTGACTTTCCTGGGGCAACCCCAAGCCCACGGTCAGGAATCCCAGCCAGTCTCCCCAAGCTGTCTCTGAGCCTGGAACCCCCTGCCCAAAGGTGACGCAGTCTCGGCACCCCCGTTGAGCTCAGCCTGACTCCTTTCCATCCTGTCCACACAGGCCGACGTGCCCGAGAGGACGCGGGCCCTGGGAGGCAAGCAGCCAAGTGACAGCATCTCCGACTCAGTGGCCCACGTAAGCAGGCAAAGGGCCATGCTCACGCCTGTGGGCCGGCACAGAACCCACTTACAGGCTGCATTCAGGGTCTGACCCCTGACCGGGCAGGGCAGGCTCCACAGGCAGGTCCTCTTGCTTCCACCGCCCAGGGCCTGTGTGTAGAACCACAGTGAGGGGCCCCCTGGAGTCACCCCCATCCCAGGAGCGGTCAGAGCCCTGTCCACGTGCCAGGAGCTGCCCGCCCGGTAGAGGCCTGAACACCCTCTCCCAAACCAAGGCCCCTTGGGCACAGGAGTGTGTCCCCACggttccctcctctgcccctcagaGCGCACCCCCCGCCGGGGAGCAGCCAGCGCAGCCCGAGGAGAGCCCGGAGGTGGAGACCCCTGCGCTGGACGTGTTCACCGAGAAGCTGCCACCCAGCGGGCGGATCACAAAGACAGAGTCCCTGGTCATCCCCTCCACCAGGTGACCGGCCGCTCCGGGGAGGCAATGCCTACATGGGCCAGTGCAGGAGGGATTGTGGATGCCCCACTGGGTCGGGGCCCATCTGACTCAGTGAGAATCACTGGGGAAATACACGGGTCTCCAGGCCCATCCCTGGATGTCCACGTTGGACCCCCACACCCCTCCGTCTGCAACTAGCCACCTGCAGGTCTGACTGGGCCGAGGTGCGGCTGCCTGCTCCGAGGGCAGGGACAGTCCCGCTGTCCCTCTCTCCCGTTCTCCTGGACCTGGCCCTCAGGTCCTGTGGGGCCCATGGGCGAGGCTCCAAGGAGAGTGGGCCCAGCACCCGTGCAGGTGGGCACAGCCCTCAGGGAGCGGGGTGGCGTCCAGCACGGGGCCTCTGTGGGGCGGGTGGCGGGGCCGGGGCCCCAGGGCCCCGCCTCCCGGGGGGGCCCAGGGCTGGCGAGCAAGCATCAGAGCTGGAGTCTGAGTTGTGGGGACTTGGTGGCTTCCTGGTGGAGGACAGTCTTCTGGGTCTGTCACGTGCCCTCTTCAGCCCTCTGATGCCCTGGTCAGATCTGGGCCACAGCCCTCGCCCCCGCtctgctgccccttccctgggtgCCCGGGGTCACTCCTTGCCAAGGCTAGCCACGGGGCCACAGTCCCGGGCAGCTGACACTCACGTGTTGCATCAGGCCTCACGCCCTAGTTTCAAAGTGTGTGTGCCCCACGTCAGCCCTTCACCCCACAATCCGCCCTCGCTGCCCACCACCTGCCCCGCCACCCCGTGCAGATCCACTCACAGGAGAAACGAGAAATAAAACCCAGCATGAACCCAGCGTTCAGTATTGAACCCTCCCCCTGGATTTTCACCCGATGGGAGCCCCCGCCCTGGGCACGAGAGTCAGCCTGTTTCTGCCAGACCTAGGTTTTGTTTCTGTGCAGGATTTTTCCAGAAGCAGTGGCTCTGGGTGCTGGCATTTACCTGGTGGGGGTGCACAGAGGCCTTTGTCAGGACAGAGGGCTACCTGAGTGCCAGGATGCCGGCACTGGCCTGCACCGGGCTTGTCCCAGGGTGGTGGTCTGTCTTCACAGGGCGCCCTGAGGTCCCTCGTGTCTGCCCCGCTCAGGACAAGGAAGCAGCTGTGGATGAGGCCCCACTCAGGGTACCCAGGGGCCAGGGCACAGGCTGGACCTTAGGCCGTGGCTGCCGGGCCCCCTGAGGTTGGGCTGTGTGGCCTAtggccctgctgccctccagCCGACACTGACCGTCCTTGGCTGTCCCCACCGCTGAGTGGCCCCCTTCCCTGGGGCAGTGAACGTGcctgccccagcctgccctgtCCCCCACAGGTCCGAGGGGAAGCAGGCTGGCCGCCGGGGCCGGAGCACGTCCTTGAAGGAGCGGCAGCCGGCGCGTCCACAGAACGAGCGGGCCAATAGCCTGGACAACGAGCGCTGCCCGGACACACGGAGCCACCTGCAGGTGCGGGCGCTATGGAGGGCGGGCGCCCGCTGGGGGCCGGGACCGGGGCCACCCTGGGGTGGACCCCACGCTCTGCCACCTGGCCGGCTGGGCTGCAGTGGCCCCACAGTGTCTTCAGCCCTGGGGCCGCTGTCTAGAGCCAGGCTGTGTATCTGAGTGTGGGCGGGGCTGGgcttccctctctgctcccaggtGGCTGCTGGGGGGTCAGGGGGCAggtgagggggcgggggcggcacCCCTTGTGCTGGGCATGGACGGCCCTGTGTCTCCAGATCCCCAGGAAGACTGTGTACGACCAGTTAAACCACATCCTCATCTCCGACGACCAGCTTCCTGAGAACATCATTCTCGTCAACACCTCAGActggcaggggcaggtggggaggggctggtgtcCTCCCTGCAGGCCGAGCGGGAAGTGGCGGTGCCTCCTCTCTGtaggatgggggcggggggtcTGGCCAGCATCGCCTGCTGTGGATGGCTGCCCCGGCCTGCTCCCAGGCGGGCTGGTGGTGGCTggctcagaggctccccctctcccctgcctcccagttCCTCTCCGACGTCCTGCAGCGGCACACACTCCCTGTGGTGTGCACGTGCTCTGCGGCTGACGTCCAGGCGGCCTTCAGCACCATCGTCTCCCGGATACAGAGATAGTGAGTCCTGCTCTGCCCCTGACCGCCCAGTGGCATCGCTGCCCAGGTGTCCGTCGGGGCCTCTGCGCTCCACCCTGCATGGGGCTCTGCCTGTAGCCCCACAGGCTTCCTGCAGCCCTgtcttctctcagaactgggtGGGTGGCTGGAGCAGTGCTGGGGGCGCCTGAGCAAGGCTGGCAGAACTGCCCACCCTGCGTGGGGCGTCCGCTGTCTGGGAGGCCTGGGTTTCAGTGGCCCCATCATAGTGGTGAGCTGTGGGACAGGCCCTGAGTTCAGGGGGAGCAGGGGAGCCCTGGGGCCCCTTCGGGCTCAGTGAGGCTGGTCCTCGCTGCGAGGACGGCTCCCTGAGGTGTCTGTCCCCTCTCGTCCTGCCGCCACCGACCGCAGCTGCAACTGCAATTCCCAGCCCCCGACCCCCGTGAAGATCGCGGTGGCGGGAGCGCAGCATTACCTCAGCGCCATCCTGCGGCTCTTCGTGGAGCAGCTGTCCCACAAGACCCCCGACTGGCTGGGCTACATGCGCTTCCTCGTCATCCCGCTGGGTGAGGGGCCGGTGCCACGTGGGGGATGCTGCCAAGCTTGATCCTGCAACATGGTTGCCCCAGAGGTGTCCACGCCCCGAGGGCCCCGCAGTTAGGATAACTCATTGCCGATTTTGGTTTGTTGTCAGACATGCAAAGCAGTGGTTAGTTATTGATCTTCTTAAGTCATCAAAATTCTGTGTGGTTTAACTCTGCCAGAACGAGGTGAGGCCTAGAGGAGACCCCTCCCCACAGCGCGAGACCCGCCGCATCCGAGGCTGTGTGGTCCGCGGGACACACCCTGGCGCGGCCGGGTGGGCCGTCTGCCCAGGCAGCGGCGGAGCCGCCTGGTCCAGGAGCCACGGCGCAGAACTGCGGGGCATGTGGGGGTTAGCACGTCCTGACGCTGCCCCCTCGGCCCGCAGGCTCCCACCCTGTGGCCAGGTACCTGGGCTCCGTGGACTACAGGTACAACAACTTCTTCCAGGACCTGGCCTGGAGAGACCTGTTCAacaagctggaggcccagagcGCTGGTGAGGCCCGGGCCTCGCCGcctgctccagccctggcccagccatGCCACACCACCCCACCTTGGTGTCCAcagccccactcccctcccacccacgtCCCAGCCCATCCACGACCCCACACCCCTCACCTCCACTCCACCGTGCCCCATTAGAATGGGGGTTGTACTGCTGTCCTGAGGCGAGACTGGAGAGCTGTGTGCCTCCCTCCCGGCCACAGCGGTCCCTGAGCTACAGGGGGCGAGGGGTCAGTGGACAGCCTCAGCCGGGACGCTGAGGCTGGATCTAACCAGAGGCTAGATCCTGGGGCAGGGCTCTTCAGGATTTGG
This is a stretch of genomic DNA from Camelus ferus isolate YT-003-E chromosome 6, BCGSAC_Cfer_1.0, whole genome shotgun sequence. It encodes these proteins:
- the PACS2 gene encoding phosphofurin acidic cluster sorting protein 2 isoform X4 — protein: MAERGRLGLAGPPAALNTPVPMNLFATWEVDGSSPSCVPRLCSLTLKKLVVFKELEKELISVVIAVKMQGSKRILRSHEIVLPPSGHVETDLALTFSLQYPHFLKREGNKLQIMLQRRKRYKNRTILGYKTLAAGSINMAEVMQHPSEGGQVLGLCSDIKEASVKVAEIWIFSLSSQPIDHEDSTMQAGPKAKSTDNYSEEEYESFSSEQEASDDAVQGQDLDEDDFDVGKPKKQRRSLQQNFKQKVVALLRRFKVSDEVLDSEQDPAEHVPEVEEDLDLLYDTLDMEHPSDSGPDMEDDDSVLSTPKPKLRPYFEGLSHSSSQTEIGSTHSARSQKEPPSPADVPERTRALGGKQPSDSISDSVAHSAPPAGEQPAQPEESPEVETPALDVFTEKLPPSGRITKTESLVIPSTRSEGKQAGRRGRSTSLKERQPARPQNERANSLDNERCPDTRSHLQIPRKTVYDQLNHILISDDQLPENIILVNTSDWQGQFLSDVLQRHTLPVVCTCSAADVQAAFSTIVSRIQRYCNCNSQPPTPVKIAVAGAQHYLSAILRLFVEQLSHKTPDWLGYMRFLVIPLGSHPVARYLGSVDYRYNNFFQDLAWRDLFNKLEAQSAVQDTPDIVSRITQYISGANCAHQLPIAEAMLTYKQKSPDEESSQKFIPFVGVVKVGIVEPSSATSGDSDDAAPSGSSALSSTPPSTSPAAKEASPTPPSSPSVSGGLSSPSQGVGAELMGLQVDYWTAAQPADRKRDADKKDPPTTKNTLKCTFRSLQVSRLPSSGEAAATPTMSMTVVTKEKNKKVMFLPKKTKDKDVESKSQCIEGISRLICTAKHQQNMLRVLIDGVEWSDVKFFQLAAQWSSHVKHFPICIFGHSKSTF
- the PACS2 gene encoding phosphofurin acidic cluster sorting protein 2 isoform X3, which encodes MAERGRLGLAGPPAALNTPVPMNLFATWEVDGSSPSCVPRLCSLTLKKLVVFKELEKELISVVIAVKMQGSKRILRSHEIVLPPSGHVETDLALTFSLQYPHFLKREGNKLQIMLQRRKRYKNRTILGYKTLAAGSINMAEVMQHPSEGGQVLGLCSDIKEASVKVAEIWIFSLSSQPIDHEDSTMQAGPKAKSTDNYSEEEYESFSSEQEASDDAVQGQDLDEDDFDVGKPKKQRRSLVRTTSMTRQQNFKQKVVALLRRFKVSDEVLDSEQDPAEHVPEVEEDLDLLYDTLDMEHPSDSGPDMEDDDSVLSTPKPKLRPYFEGLSHSSSQTEIGSTHSARSQKEPPSPADVPERTRALGGKQPSDSISDSVAHSAPPAGEQPAQPEESPEVETPALDVFTEKLPPSGRITKTESLVIPSTRSEGKQAGRRGRSTSLKERQPARPQNERANSLDNERCPDTRSHLQIPRKTVYDQLNHILISDDQLPENIILVNTSDWQGQFLSDVLQRHTLPVVCTCSAADVQAAFSTIVSRIQRYCNCNSQPPTPVKIAVAGAQHYLSAILRLFVEQLSHKTPDWLGYMRFLVIPLGSHPVARYLGSVDYRYNNFFQDLAWRDLFNKLEAQSAVQDTPDIVSRITQYISGANCAHQLPIAEAMLTYKQKSPDEESSQKFIPFVGVVKVGIVEPSSATSGDSDDAAPSGSSALSSTPPSTSPAAKEASPTPPSSPSVSGGLSSPSQGVGAELMGLQVDYWTAAQPADRKRDADKKDPPTTKNTLKCTFRSLQVSRLPSSGEAAATPTMSMTVVTKEKNKKVMFLPKKTKDKDVESKSQCIEGISRLICTAKHQQNMLRVLIDGVEWSDVKFFQLAAQWSSHVKHFPICIFGHSKSTF